One Papaver somniferum cultivar HN1 unplaced genomic scaffold, ASM357369v1 unplaced-scaffold_87, whole genome shotgun sequence DNA segment encodes these proteins:
- the LOC113346028 gene encoding uncharacterized protein LOC113346028 codes for MSQRIKLFIWKCMNSVLPMNQILSCYMPDVDENCIFCHDHIETLEHLLFECVYAKSVRNLPPFSGGVNKNTMLLSSKEHYNQWQVGGDISTETSATKCWFIWKERCNRVFEAKATSSLQLSIINQRHVNYWSTTQGNMDQQTSCTNSVAQQSVPWKLPDSKCDKINYDASWVSDVNNASYGLIMRNDAGDGKAGKSRIIEASSPEKAEALALLQGARGPKMKTCLVSGWRMAVKDRTDNSMDDRLAVEASNLQFLVFSFWEEDMLPSLIILLV; via the exons ATGTCGCAAAGAATAAAATTGTTTATATGGAAATGTATGAACAGTGTCCTACCAATGAATCAGATTCTTTCATGTTATATGCCTGATGTAGATGAAAATTGCATATTTTGTCATGATCATATTGAAACTTTAGAACATCTTCTCTTTGAATGTGTGTATGCTAAATCAGTACGGAACCTCCCTCCTTTCTCAGGGGGAGTTAATAAAAACACTATGCTTTTGTCATCTAAGGAACACTATAACCAATGGCAGGTAGGAGGAGACATTTCGACTGAGACAAGTGCAACTAAGTGCTGGTTCATATGGAAGGAAAGGTGCAACAGAGTATTTGAAGCAAAAGCTACATCCTCGCTACAACTTTCAATCATAAATCAAAGACACGTGAACTATTGGAGCACTACTCAAGGAAATATGGACCAACAAACAAGTTGTACTAACTCAGTAGCACAACAAAGTGTCCCCTGGAAGTTACCAGATTCTAAGTGCGAcaagattaattatgatgcctcTTGGGTATCAGATGTTAATAATGCTAGTTATGGACTAATTATGAGGAATGATGCAGGTGATGGAAAGGCAGGAAAGTCTAGAATCATTGAAGCTTCAAGCCCTGAAAAAGCTGAAGCTCTAGCTCTTCTACAGGGTGCTAGAGGGCCAAAAATGAAGACATGTCTAGTTTCTGGTTGGAGGATGGCCGTGAAAGATCG aaCTGACAATTCAATGGATGACAGATTAGCGGTGGAAGCGAGTAATCTTcaatttttagtttttagtttttggGAAGAAGATATGCTTCCTTCTTTGATAATCTTATTAGTTTGA